The window GCATCGAGGTGATTGGCGAGCGGGCCCTGGCCGGATCGCTGAAGGCCCTGCATGTGAACCCACCCCGGGGCGCGGCGCTGTACCGCTGGACGCTGCTGGGAGATCTGGTGTCCAACACCCTGTATTACGGCCTGGTGGGGCTGGGGACACGGCAAGGCGCGTGGGGACGCGGTGGAATGCTCGGACTGGCGGCGGGCGTGGGCGCGGTGGTCCTGCCCGGGCCCCTGGGCCTGGGACGCCAGCCGGGAGCACGGTCGCCGAGGACACCCCTGCTGACGGCGAGCTGGTATCTGGCGGGCGGGCTGGTGGCGGCAGCGGCCGCACAGCGGTTGACGCCCGAAACGCAGGCGACCCGGTAGAGCAGGCACCGGCAGGGCGAGGTCAAGGACTGTTCTCTGCCCACCGCACAGGGGCGGACAAGGCCACCCGGCATCTCCTGTGCAACCGGCGGACACCCCAAGGGTAAGGACGCTTCAGGTTGATGGAAAGCCGATCCTTTTCCTCGCCCGCTTCAGGTCAGCCTGCAGCCACAGGAACGTAGGTCAGGAGCAGCACGCCCGCGCCGAGGTCCCTGGAGGCGATCAGGTTGAGGGCCAGCCGGTCCCCCCCGCCCGGGAACAGGCGCCGGCCGCTCCCCAGAACCAGGGGATAGACCATCAGACGCAATTCGTCCACAAGGCCGCGGCGCAGCAGCGTCTGAACGAGGGTGCCGCTGCCGTAGACGAGCAGATTTCCACCGGCCTGCCGCTTGAGCGCCTCCACCGCAGCGCCCACCTCTTTCCCAAGTACAGTGGCGTTCCATCCCAGGGAGTTCAGGGTGGTGGTGGCGACGAACTTCGGCAGGCGGTTCATCCGTTCGCCGAACTCCCCGGTGCCGGTGGCGTCCGGCCAGTAACGGGCGAACTCCTCGTATGTCACGCGGCCAAGCAACAGGACGTCACATTCGAAGAGCTCATCGTGCTTGAACTGCCCAATCTCCGGACTCGAGAAGCCCTGCTGCCACGGAGTGGGCTCTTCATACACGCCGTCGAGGGTCAGAAACTCGGTCACGATCACCTTGCGCATCTGGACTCCTTTCTTCTGCTCATCTACAGGCTTTTCGTGACCGGGAGGGTTACTGTCCCAGATCCTGACGGGAGCGCGTTCGTATTCTGACAGACGGGGTTGCCGCCCTTCCCCCAACCTGCGGCGCTCCATGTTCCCGGCAGCCGGGCCCGGAACGGCGGGGCCAACGCGGGCGCGGTCAGGCCCCTGAGGCCGGAAGCTCCCCGGATCCGCGCGCTTCCAGGCGCGTCAGCAACCGCAGCGCCGCGAAAAGAAACAAAGAAACAGGGAAATCACCCCGGCCAGACCCACCCCAGGAGCGTCAGAACAAGGGACGGCGCAAAGACCGCGCGTATCAGGCGTCCGCATCGGTGATCTGGTCCTCCATGCTGAAGTGCGCCCTGAGATGACCGGCCAGGCATGGGCAGAGAAAGAGGTACGCTTTCCCCTTCCCCCGCGGCGTGCGGTGCGTGGCGGACCAGGAGGCCATCCTGCCCTACAGGGGCGGCCCCTGATTCAGAAGACGTGCCCGCTGGACCCGGTTGGGCAGTCACATGCACAGGCAACGCAGAACACTGGGCGGTGCGGAACCTTTCCGCCCACCCCGTCAGGGCGCCCCCACCCCGTTCGCCACGTTGCCCAGGGCCTGGGCCAGATACGGCGCGGTCCGGCTGCCGCGGGCGCGCGCCACCTCATCCGGCGTGCCCTGCGCCACAACCTGACCGCCCTCATCCCCCGCGCCGGGACCGACATCAATTACCCAGTCGCTGCCGACCACCAGTTGCATGTCGTGCTCCACGGCAATAACGGTGTGGCCGGCGTCCACCAGCCGCCCGAGCTGACGGGCCAGGCGCTCCACGTCGGCGGGGTGCAGCCCGGTGGTGGGTTCGTCCAGGAGGTACAGCGTCTGTCCCCGGCCGGCGCGCTGCAACTCGGTGGCCAGCTTGATGCGCTGCGCCTCCCCACCGGAGAGTTCGGTGGCGGGTTGGCCGAGCCTCAGGTATCCCAGGCCCACCTCGCGCAGGGTGTCCAGGCTGCGGAACACCGCCGCGTCGTCCCGGAAAAAGTCCCAGGCGGCGTCCACAGTCAGGCCCAGCACTCCCGCGATGGTGCGCCCACGGTACTCGACTTCAAGCGTCTCGGCGTTGTAGCGCGCGCCGTGGCACACCGGGCAGGGTGCGTACACGCTGGGCAGGAACAGCAGCTCGACCATCACCCAGCCCTCGCCCTGGCAGTGTTCGCAGCGCCCTCCCCGGACATTGAAGGAAAATCGGCCCGCGCCGTAGCCCCGCTCGCGGGCCAGTGGAGTGGCGGCAAACAGCCTGCGGACATGGTCGAACAACCCGGTGTAGGTCGCCATGTTGCTTCTGGGCGTGCGGCCAATCGGTTTCTGGTCGACCCGGACCATCCGCGAGAGGGCCGTCACGTCTCCCCCCAGGCAGGCGGTAGCGGGGGCCGGGAGGTCGCTGTGGTCCTCCTCGTCGGGGACCACGCCCGCCTGATCACCGCTTCCCGGTCCGAAGTGGGCCGCCAGCGTCTCGGCAAGAACCTGACTGACCAGGGTGGACTTGCCCGACCCCGACACGCCGGTCACGCAGGTCAGCACGCCCAGCGGAAACCGGACGCCGAGGTCCTGGAGGTTGTGGCGCGTCACGCCGGACAGTTCCAGCCACCCGGAGGGTGCGCGCGGCACCCGCGCGGCCTGTGGGCCCGCACGGAACAGGTACCTGGCGGTCTGTGAGGCCGCCACATTCCGCAGACCCTCCGGCGGCCCGCTGTACAGGATCTCGCCGCCCTGCTCCCCGGCCCCTGGACCGACGTCGACCAGCCAGTCGGCGCGGCGTACCACGTCCAGATCGTGCTCGACCACGAACAGCGAGTTGCCGGCCGCCTTCAGGCCGTCCAGCGCCCCGAGCAGCGCCTCGGTGTCGGCGGGGTGCAGTCCGGCGGAAGGTTCGTCCAGGACGTACACCACGCCGAACAGGTTGGAGTACAGCTGGGTGGCCAGGCGCAGGCGCTGCAACTCCCCGGGCGAGAGGGTGGGCGTCGACCGTTCGAGCTGCAGGTAGCCCAGCCCCAGGTCCAGCAGCACGTCCAGCCGCGCGGCCAGGTCGCCGGTCAGGCGCTGCCGGGCCAGGGCCTGCTCGGGCAGCCGCTGGACAAGCTGCGCGTGCCCGTCCTCATGGCCGGCGGCATACGGGCGCAGCAGCGCAGCCAGCTGTTTCAGGGGCAGGCGCGAGAACTCGGTGATGTCGTACCCCGCAAACGTGACGGCCAGGGCTTCCGGCCGCAGCCGCTTGCCCCCGCACACCGGGCACTCGGCCGCGATCATGTAGCGCTGCACCCGCCGTTTCATGGCCGCGCTCTCGGTGGTGGCGAAGGTGTGCAGGACGTGCCGCCGGGCGCTGCTGAAGGTCCCCATGTAGTCGGGCTCGGCCCGGCGCTTCACGGCCCGGCGGGTCTGCTCGGGCGTCAGGCCCGGATACACCGGCACCACCGGCTGTTCGTCGCTGAACAGAATCCATTCCCGGGTCTGTGGCGGCAGCTCGCGCCACGGCACGTCCACGTCGATGCCGAGCGACACCAGGATGTCGCGCTGGTTCTGCCCGCCCCAGGCCTGCGGCCACGCCGCGAGCGCCCGTTCGCGGATGGTGAGTGACGGATCGGGCACCATGGAGGCCTCGGT is drawn from Deinococcus aerophilus and contains these coding sequences:
- a CDS encoding excinuclease ABC subunit UvrA — encoded protein: MSNSSEFSGFVQVRGAREHNLKDLSLQVPRDALVVFTGVSGSGKSSLAFGTLYAEAQRRYLESVSPYARRLFHQVGAPDVDAIEGLPPAVALQQQRGAPTARSSVGSVTTLSNLVRMLYSRAGTYAPGQGIVYAEGFSPNTPEGACPNCHGLGRVYEVTEASMVPDPSLTIRERALAAWPQAWGGQNQRDILVSLGIDVDVPWRELPPQTREWILFSDEQPVVPVYPGLTPEQTRRAVKRRAEPDYMGTFSSARRHVLHTFATTESAAMKRRVQRYMIAAECPVCGGKRLRPEALAVTFAGYDITEFSRLPLKQLAALLRPYAAGHEDGHAQLVQRLPEQALARQRLTGDLAARLDVLLDLGLGYLQLERSTPTLSPGELQRLRLATQLYSNLFGVVYVLDEPSAGLHPADTEALLGALDGLKAAGNSLFVVEHDLDVVRRADWLVDVGPGAGEQGGEILYSGPPEGLRNVAASQTARYLFRAGPQAARVPRAPSGWLELSGVTRHNLQDLGVRFPLGVLTCVTGVSGSGKSTLVSQVLAETLAAHFGPGSGDQAGVVPDEEDHSDLPAPATACLGGDVTALSRMVRVDQKPIGRTPRSNMATYTGLFDHVRRLFAATPLARERGYGAGRFSFNVRGGRCEHCQGEGWVMVELLFLPSVYAPCPVCHGARYNAETLEVEYRGRTIAGVLGLTVDAAWDFFRDDAAVFRSLDTLREVGLGYLRLGQPATELSGGEAQRIKLATELQRAGRGQTLYLLDEPTTGLHPADVERLARQLGRLVDAGHTVIAVEHDMQLVVGSDWVIDVGPGAGDEGGQVVAQGTPDEVARARGSRTAPYLAQALGNVANGVGAP
- a CDS encoding dihydrofolate reductase family protein, with the translated sequence MRKVIVTEFLTLDGVYEEPTPWQQGFSSPEIGQFKHDELFECDVLLLGRVTYEEFARYWPDATGTGEFGERMNRLPKFVATTTLNSLGWNATVLGKEVGAAVEALKRQAGGNLLVYGSGTLVQTLLRRGLVDELRLMVYPLVLGSGRRLFPGGGDRLALNLIASRDLGAGVLLLTYVPVAAG